Proteins encoded by one window of Rubinisphaera margarita:
- a CDS encoding family 16 glycoside hydrolase, which yields MRRIADYALETPELNTSPLPEYDYDQLDYGMTIGIDRTPGGRLWACWVAGGDSPEAFFVLATSDDNGETWSKPRLVIDTHSDKLPMDRSTLVGNLWTDPLGRLWLIFDQSIGMFDGRAGVWATICENPDAETPEWSEPRRIWHGVTLNKPTVLSNGEWMLPISLDQRNGFGPFKDCFRELDPFRGANVFVSSDKGETWERRGCVRFPNPDWHEHMIVEREDGSLWMLARTAKGIMQSESTDLGATWSEPTVPSGIAQPNARFHVRRLASGRLLLIKHGDKIDSHQGRVQLSAWLSEDDGRSWDGGLVIDERRGISYPDGFQAPDGTIYISYDRNRAKDGEILLARFTEQDILAGKLTSEDSKLKMLISRPLAGKKAEATTSAHSLSDEEKKLGFAYLFDGKSFDGWRHEGNWKIEDGAFYRYRNGGSLYYETATVPDDFELRFDWKVSKGCNSGVYYRPAQVEYQVLDNVHSPYGENPRQAAASLFFCMAPSKDATRPFGEWNTARIVCKGSVIQHWLNGEKVLDFDYNDPRWAKYVELLRIRGGDLSARDGQLWLQDHGQDVWFRNLRWRTVPPQEKVAASPDFEPMPVPPAALAQEQDRVRRMLEQARQK from the coding sequence ATGCGACGAATCGCGGACTACGCTCTGGAAACACCGGAGTTGAACACCTCGCCGTTGCCCGAGTACGACTACGATCAACTCGACTACGGCATGACGATCGGGATCGATCGCACTCCCGGAGGGCGTTTGTGGGCCTGTTGGGTTGCGGGCGGCGACAGCCCGGAAGCTTTCTTCGTCCTCGCCACGAGCGATGACAATGGCGAGACCTGGTCGAAGCCTCGGCTCGTGATTGATACTCATTCCGACAAACTGCCGATGGATCGCAGCACGCTGGTCGGCAATCTCTGGACCGATCCGCTCGGCCGCCTCTGGCTGATCTTCGATCAATCCATCGGCATGTTCGACGGACGAGCCGGCGTCTGGGCCACGATCTGTGAGAATCCCGATGCCGAAACGCCGGAATGGTCGGAACCGCGACGCATCTGGCACGGCGTCACGCTCAATAAGCCAACCGTGCTCTCCAACGGCGAATGGATGCTGCCAATCTCTCTCGATCAGCGGAACGGCTTCGGTCCCTTCAAAGACTGCTTCCGCGAACTTGATCCATTTCGCGGAGCCAATGTCTTCGTATCAAGCGATAAGGGAGAGACTTGGGAACGTCGCGGCTGCGTTCGTTTTCCGAACCCCGACTGGCACGAACACATGATCGTTGAACGGGAAGACGGCTCTCTCTGGATGCTGGCCCGAACCGCCAAAGGAATTATGCAGAGCGAATCGACAGATCTTGGCGCGACCTGGTCGGAGCCCACCGTGCCCTCCGGCATCGCTCAGCCGAACGCCCGTTTTCATGTCCGCCGTCTGGCTTCCGGACGTCTGCTCCTGATCAAACACGGGGACAAGATTGATTCCCATCAGGGTCGCGTCCAGCTCTCCGCCTGGCTTTCCGAAGACGATGGGCGCTCATGGGATGGGGGCCTCGTCATCGACGAGCGACGAGGCATCTCTTATCCCGACGGCTTCCAGGCTCCTGACGGAACCATCTACATCTCCTACGATCGTAACCGCGCCAAAGATGGAGAGATCCTGCTCGCTCGTTTCACGGAACAAGATATCCTCGCCGGAAAACTGACGTCGGAGGACTCAAAGCTGAAAATGCTGATCAGTCGGCCGCTGGCCGGGAAAAAGGCCGAAGCAACGACCTCAGCGCATTCGCTCTCCGACGAAGAGAAGAAGCTGGGGTTTGCCTATCTTTTCGATGGGAAGTCCTTCGATGGCTGGAGGCACGAGGGCAACTGGAAGATCGAAGACGGGGCGTTCTACCGTTATCGCAATGGCGGCTCTCTTTATTACGAAACCGCCACGGTCCCCGATGACTTCGAACTGCGTTTTGACTGGAAGGTCTCGAAGGGCTGCAACAGCGGCGTCTATTACCGCCCGGCTCAGGTTGAGTATCAGGTCCTCGATAATGTTCATAGTCCTTATGGAGAGAACCCACGACAGGCGGCGGCTTCGCTGTTCTTCTGCATGGCTCCTTCGAAGGATGCCACCCGTCCTTTCGGTGAGTGGAACACCGCCCGAATCGTTTGCAAAGGCTCTGTCATTCAGCACTGGCTCAACGGAGAGAAGGTTCTCGACTTCGACTACAACGATCCCCGCTGGGCCAAGTATGTGGAGCTTCTGCGAATTCGCGGCGGCGATTTGTCCGCTCGCGATGGGCAACTCTGGCTGCAGGACCACGGCCAGGATGTCTGGTTTCGGAACTTGAGATGGCGAACAGTTCCTCCGCAGGAGAAGGTCGCCGCTTCACCCGATTTCGAACCGATGCCCGTCCCGCCCGCTGCACTTGCTCAGGAACAGGACCGCGTCCGCAGAATGCTGGAGCAGGCAAGGCAGAAATGA
- a CDS encoding BPSS1187 family protein — protein MQKSVQFFSFILFTFLLGPAFQLIAEETARDPRPQKYNLTARASEIDSRAREYPKLRFVFDNQGKPADLQHAAVDTSVASRRQLVIWLMGHNQGLFDRLSSYGLHAIQVHYANGWFGTIPADERDSGKALGDIRLEAATGQDHSPLVDIAQPDGMMERSLQFVKWLARENPQGQWNQFLTDDEASLKWDQVIMCGISHGSTTAARFAKHQSVARVVMFSGPRDQFESWQAFPSATPANRYFGFTHVLDGGWTGDHYCRSWELLELHEFGPLVVVEDSKPPYGHSRRLLSTVDVNNDSRRAHSMVVPGRSAAKTASGDMLHEPVWRYLFTSPVDETGPAVPTDPDCEKDLK, from the coding sequence ATGCAAAAGTCAGTCCAATTCTTCTCATTCATTTTGTTCACGTTCCTGCTGGGGCCAGCGTTCCAGCTTATCGCCGAGGAGACAGCTCGCGATCCCCGCCCGCAGAAGTACAACCTCACGGCCCGCGCCAGCGAGATCGACTCTCGAGCCCGCGAGTACCCGAAACTGCGGTTCGTCTTCGATAATCAGGGGAAGCCTGCGGATCTCCAGCATGCAGCCGTCGATACCTCCGTCGCGTCTCGACGACAGCTTGTTATCTGGCTGATGGGCCACAACCAGGGACTGTTCGACCGGCTCAGCAGCTACGGCCTGCACGCCATTCAGGTGCATTACGCCAACGGCTGGTTCGGAACCATCCCGGCCGATGAACGGGACAGCGGAAAGGCTCTGGGAGATATTCGACTCGAAGCAGCAACGGGACAGGATCACAGTCCGCTGGTGGATATTGCTCAGCCGGACGGAATGATGGAGCGATCACTCCAGTTCGTGAAATGGCTGGCTCGCGAGAATCCTCAAGGGCAATGGAACCAGTTTCTGACGGATGATGAAGCGTCCCTCAAATGGGACCAGGTTATCATGTGCGGAATTTCTCACGGTTCCACCACCGCGGCCCGCTTCGCCAAACATCAAAGTGTGGCCCGTGTCGTGATGTTCTCAGGCCCCCGGGACCAATTCGAAAGCTGGCAGGCGTTTCCTTCGGCGACACCCGCCAATCGCTATTTTGGCTTTACCCATGTTCTCGATGGTGGATGGACCGGAGACCACTACTGCCGCTCCTGGGAACTGCTCGAACTTCATGAATTCGGCCCTCTCGTGGTCGTTGAGGATTCGAAGCCTCCCTACGGCCACTCACGCCGGCTGCTCTCAACCGTGGACGTCAACAACGATTCCCGACGGGCCCATTCGATGGTTGTACCGGGACGAAGTGCCGCGAAAACGGCCAGCGGCGACATGCTCCACGAGCCTGTCTGGCGATACCTGTTTACTTCTCCTGTCGATGAGACCGGCCCCGCCGTCCCGACGGATCCGGACTGCGAGAAAGATTTGAAGTGA
- a CDS encoding PAS domain S-box protein, translated as MSPVAIWNQLRGRPRVFGYGIAFVSSILAAILGVLIHRYLTTQVVFSTFFLSVVLSACYGGFGPGLLAIVLGSFSALQFILTPEGPLFSVSSAEQGRLTIFILLSLMTTAIICWTRFRFYLAALDKERLSVTLASIADAVIATDARGAVSFLNRNAEELTGWTLEEAAGKPLDEVFRIIDESTGEGSLPSSEQGQSTDSFAGLHARTLLIARDETTRPIQHTVAPIKDRTNSEIGLVFVFRDITMKREAERAAAEQARLLKLRSGLGAVLAQELLLPEALQKCAQLIVDHLEVQQVDIWCFDFATGLLELTARAGLGSDSGSESLRLSPGESLIGKIARSRSPRFLSHAPDSSSETGDQVAQDAAAFLGYPLFIEDRGLGVLTLSTNRPLSHTVKENIPPLTESLSQFLERKRQEEALRNNEKLHRTLAELASDYGCIGRIHPDGQVEIEWVTSGFQRVTGYTLDELNAAGGWQILVPEDQLKSVEVSIGQWLEHGVHRSETSIITREGNTRHVEYFGRAERDAKSEDVRVYLAARDITESRIAAEKFRQQQEWFEVTLSSIGDAVIATDENGAITFLNRVAARLTEWSKEEALGRPLRDVFNILHEGTREPVENPVEKVLRNGEIVGLSNHTILVTRSGSEFPIDDGAAPIRDNSGAIIGVVLIFRDMTDRREAERQIANRDWRYRMISDASHDVIWDWDLKKHQITWNDSVKNRFGYETVESSLDWWAERVHPDDRDRVVDGLESVIQSNEEKWVDEYRFQRSDGTYAYIIDRGKVLRNGDGEGLRMVGSMVDLTDRQEAENRLRESEERLRLAVESTHIGTFDYSPLTGELEWSDRCKSALGVPIDEDVNIDIFFERLHPDDREQVERKLQEALDPNGDGRYAAEYRSVWPDGTIRWIDAQGQAFFTEEGSRRVACRLIGTVLDTTERKKAEDDLKLSMERFRNLADSISQFAWMADETGYIHWYNQRWFEYTGTTLEEMEGWGWDKVHHPDFVEEVTERFQAACQSGTPWEDTFPLKGRDGKFRWFLSRAMPIKNEDGQIIRWVGTNTDVTTQMELQDELRSIAAKLSEADRRKDDFLATLAHELRNPLAPIRTGLEVMKHTQGDAETLEEVRSVMERQTHQLIVLVDDLLDISRITRGKLELRKCRVNLNEVVNSAVEASSPLIDDNLHQLEVILPDEPITIEADPHRLAQVVSNLLNNAAKYTIDGGTIRLSIEKLEEHVLISVADNGIGIPSEMTHQIFEMFAQIDRPMEKGYTGLGIGLTLVKSLVEMHDGTIEVQSDGLNQGSQFRVRLPLGTPRPDYNGEQSSEEEKEPPSPTLQKILVVDDNKAAADLLAMIVRMLGHEVRIANDGREGVDAAREFRPDVILMDIGMPRMNGYEAARLIRNQEWGDDIHLVALTGWGQDEDRRRTQDAGFDHHLVKPAEPADLLKVLAEGRPETK; from the coding sequence GTGTCCCCAGTCGCGATTTGGAACCAACTACGTGGTCGTCCGCGAGTATTTGGATACGGCATTGCATTCGTCAGCAGTATTCTGGCCGCGATTCTCGGCGTTCTGATACATCGCTATCTGACGACTCAGGTTGTTTTCTCGACCTTCTTCCTGTCTGTGGTCCTCTCCGCATGTTACGGCGGGTTTGGCCCGGGTCTGCTGGCGATTGTGCTCGGATCTTTTTCGGCACTCCAGTTCATTCTGACGCCCGAAGGGCCGCTGTTCTCGGTTTCATCCGCGGAACAGGGACGACTGACGATCTTTATCCTGCTGAGTCTGATGACGACCGCGATCATCTGCTGGACGCGGTTCCGTTTCTATCTGGCGGCACTGGATAAGGAACGGCTTTCAGTGACTCTGGCCAGTATCGCCGACGCGGTAATTGCGACCGACGCCAGGGGAGCGGTTTCGTTCCTGAACCGGAACGCTGAAGAACTGACCGGTTGGACACTCGAAGAGGCAGCCGGAAAGCCGCTGGATGAAGTTTTCCGGATCATCGATGAGTCAACCGGCGAAGGTTCCCTCCCCTCTTCCGAGCAAGGCCAGAGTACCGACTCGTTCGCCGGGCTGCATGCGCGAACGTTGTTGATCGCCCGCGATGAGACGACTCGGCCCATTCAGCATACCGTGGCGCCGATTAAGGATCGGACGAACTCCGAAATCGGTCTGGTCTTTGTGTTTCGTGATATCACGATGAAGAGAGAGGCCGAGCGAGCGGCCGCCGAGCAGGCGCGTCTGCTCAAGTTGCGAAGTGGCCTCGGGGCCGTGCTCGCTCAGGAGTTGTTACTGCCGGAGGCGCTGCAGAAGTGTGCGCAGCTGATCGTCGATCATCTGGAAGTGCAGCAGGTCGACATCTGGTGCTTTGATTTCGCGACCGGGCTTCTGGAACTGACAGCCAGGGCTGGTCTCGGAAGCGATTCGGGATCGGAGTCGCTTCGACTGTCACCCGGCGAGTCACTGATCGGTAAGATTGCTCGATCACGAAGCCCACGGTTTCTCTCGCACGCTCCGGACTCCTCTTCCGAAACAGGCGACCAGGTCGCTCAGGATGCGGCTGCGTTTCTCGGGTATCCCCTGTTCATCGAAGATCGGGGGCTCGGCGTTCTGACGCTGTCCACAAATCGCCCACTTTCGCACACCGTGAAGGAAAACATTCCGCCGTTAACGGAGAGTCTTTCACAATTTCTGGAACGAAAACGTCAGGAAGAAGCTTTACGGAACAACGAGAAACTGCACCGGACCCTGGCTGAACTGGCCTCAGACTACGGCTGCATCGGACGAATTCATCCCGATGGGCAGGTCGAAATTGAATGGGTGACCAGCGGGTTCCAACGGGTCACCGGCTACACGCTTGATGAGCTGAATGCGGCGGGGGGCTGGCAGATTCTGGTTCCCGAAGACCAACTCAAATCGGTCGAGGTGAGCATCGGGCAGTGGCTCGAGCATGGTGTTCACCGAAGCGAAACCAGCATCATCACTCGCGAGGGCAACACGCGGCACGTCGAATACTTTGGCCGAGCGGAGCGGGACGCGAAAAGCGAAGACGTTCGCGTGTATCTGGCCGCACGCGATATTACCGAGTCCAGGATTGCTGCTGAGAAGTTCAGACAGCAGCAGGAATGGTTCGAGGTGACTTTGTCCAGTATCGGCGACGCCGTCATTGCCACCGATGAAAACGGAGCAATCACCTTTCTAAATCGGGTTGCCGCTCGTCTGACAGAATGGTCGAAGGAGGAGGCCCTGGGGCGACCGTTGCGGGACGTGTTCAACATTCTGCACGAGGGAACGCGGGAACCCGTTGAAAACCCTGTCGAGAAAGTCTTACGGAATGGAGAGATCGTCGGTTTATCGAACCACACGATTCTCGTCACAAGATCGGGCTCGGAGTTCCCGATTGATGATGGAGCCGCTCCAATTCGCGACAACAGTGGAGCGATCATCGGCGTCGTGTTGATTTTTCGGGACATGACCGATCGACGGGAGGCCGAACGGCAGATTGCTAATCGCGACTGGCGCTATCGTATGATCAGCGACGCTTCCCACGATGTGATTTGGGACTGGGATCTCAAGAAGCACCAGATTACGTGGAATGACAGCGTTAAAAATCGTTTCGGATATGAAACCGTGGAGTCATCGTTGGACTGGTGGGCCGAACGGGTTCATCCCGATGACCGCGACCGCGTCGTCGACGGACTGGAAAGTGTGATCCAATCCAATGAGGAAAAGTGGGTCGACGAATATCGCTTCCAGCGATCCGATGGAACCTACGCATACATCATCGATCGAGGCAAGGTGCTCCGCAACGGGGATGGCGAGGGCTTACGAATGGTCGGCTCCATGGTCGACCTGACTGATCGGCAGGAAGCCGAGAATCGGTTACGGGAAAGCGAAGAACGCCTCCGTTTGGCTGTTGAATCGACACATATTGGCACCTTTGATTACAGCCCTTTGACCGGCGAACTGGAATGGTCCGACCGCTGCAAGAGTGCATTGGGAGTGCCGATCGATGAGGACGTGAATATCGACATCTTCTTCGAACGTCTGCATCCAGACGACCGGGAACAGGTAGAGCGAAAGCTCCAGGAGGCTCTGGACCCCAACGGAGATGGCCGGTACGCCGCGGAGTATCGTTCGGTCTGGCCCGATGGAACGATTCGCTGGATCGATGCCCAGGGACAGGCTTTCTTTACTGAGGAAGGTTCCCGTCGCGTCGCCTGTCGACTGATTGGAACCGTGCTCGACACGACCGAACGGAAGAAAGCCGAGGACGATCTCAAGCTCAGCATGGAGCGGTTCCGCAACCTGGCCGACAGCATTTCGCAGTTCGCCTGGATGGCCGATGAGACCGGCTACATCCATTGGTACAATCAACGATGGTTCGAGTATACCGGCACGACTCTGGAAGAGATGGAGGGCTGGGGATGGGACAAGGTTCATCATCCCGACTTCGTCGAAGAGGTGACCGAACGGTTTCAGGCCGCGTGTCAGTCAGGAACTCCCTGGGAAGATACGTTCCCGTTGAAAGGCCGCGACGGGAAGTTCCGCTGGTTTCTCTCCCGAGCCATGCCGATCAAAAACGAGGACGGTCAGATCATTCGCTGGGTGGGCACCAATACCGATGTCACGACTCAGATGGAACTTCAGGATGAGCTCCGCAGCATCGCCGCCAAGTTGTCGGAAGCCGATCGACGAAAGGACGATTTCCTGGCGACACTGGCTCACGAACTGCGGAATCCGCTGGCTCCGATTCGGACGGGCCTCGAGGTGATGAAGCACACCCAGGGCGATGCGGAGACGCTCGAAGAGGTTCGCAGTGTCATGGAGCGACAGACGCACCAGTTGATTGTACTAGTCGATGATCTGCTGGATATCTCGCGGATTACTCGGGGGAAACTCGAGCTGCGGAAATGTCGCGTCAATCTGAATGAGGTTGTGAATAGTGCCGTTGAAGCATCAAGCCCGCTGATCGATGACAACCTGCATCAACTGGAGGTGATCCTTCCTGATGAGCCGATCACAATCGAAGCCGATCCGCATCGGTTGGCCCAGGTCGTTTCCAATCTGCTCAATAACGCCGCGAAGTACACAATTGACGGTGGCACGATTCGCCTCAGTATTGAGAAGCTCGAAGAGCACGTGCTGATTTCGGTGGCCGACAACGGAATCGGGATTCCCTCCGAGATGACGCATCAGATCTTCGAGATGTTCGCCCAGATCGACCGTCCGATGGAAAAGGGTTATACGGGGCTCGGAATCGGTCTGACGCTCGTGAAATCCCTTGTGGAGATGCATGACGGGACGATCGAGGTCCAGAGCGATGGCCTCAATCAGGGCAGTCAATTTCGTGTCCGTCTCCCCTTGGGAACACCGCGACCTGACTATAATGGGGAGCAATCTTCCGAGGAGGAAAAAGAGCCACCCAGTCCGACTCTTCAGAAGATTCTCGTGGTCGACGACAACAAAGCCGCCGCGGACCTGCTGGCGATGATCGTGAGGATGCTGGGGCACGAAGTCCGTATCGCGAATGATGGCCGGGAGGGTGTCGATGCGGCACGTGAATTTCGTCCCGACGTAATACTGATGGATATCGGGATGCCAAGAATGAACGGGTATGAAGCAGCCCGTTTGATCCGCAATCAGGAGTGGGGGGATGACATCCATCTCGTCGCTCTCACCGGATGGGGACAGGATGAAGATCGACGGAGAACGCAGGATGCGGGCTTCGACCATCATCTCGTCAAACCCGCCGAACCCGCGGATTTGTTGAAGGTGCTTGCAGAAGGAAGGCCGGAGACGAAGTGA
- a CDS encoding alpha/beta hydrolase family protein: MTKPLLFVLSIFATCLAASLTASAGDFAEQRQRVLELGEIGAVPQVHPAEGFEGTERVRAIFYDALPWQGKETRVFAWLGMPEDTSKKVPGIVLVHGGGGTAYREWVEKWNAHGFAAISIDVEGQTDVPMNPGRRGSRWEQHEWPGPQRLGIFSDADQPLADQWIYHAVADAVLARNLLQSLPEVNGDQIGLAGISWGGVVTSTVIGIDSRFAFAIPIYGCGRLFNAGNHWGAALGPNQQYRQVWDPMVRMDRVKMPVLWLSWPLDNHFPLDAQAACYRSAPGPRMVSLIPGMGHSHPAGWNPPDSYAFAKAVVKDEAPWIRQTETAQNGNRVTVGFQTSRSLSSAVLVSTTDTGFTGNREWKQTPAQLKQSGQNWTASAELPDGTSGWFINVKSDDLTASSDYVEPTSN; this comes from the coding sequence ATGACTAAACCTCTCTTGTTCGTGCTATCTATCTTCGCGACCTGCCTGGCTGCTTCGTTAACAGCCTCAGCAGGAGACTTCGCCGAGCAACGACAGCGGGTGCTTGAACTGGGAGAGATCGGTGCCGTTCCGCAGGTTCATCCAGCAGAGGGCTTCGAAGGAACGGAACGTGTCCGAGCGATTTTCTATGACGCTCTTCCGTGGCAGGGGAAAGAAACCCGGGTCTTCGCCTGGCTCGGAATGCCTGAAGACACCTCGAAGAAAGTCCCGGGAATCGTCCTGGTCCACGGAGGTGGAGGGACCGCGTACCGGGAATGGGTTGAGAAATGGAACGCCCATGGCTTTGCGGCGATCAGCATTGACGTCGAAGGCCAGACGGATGTCCCCATGAATCCGGGACGCCGAGGTTCTCGCTGGGAACAGCACGAATGGCCGGGACCTCAGCGGCTCGGAATTTTCTCGGATGCCGACCAGCCGCTCGCCGATCAGTGGATCTATCACGCCGTCGCCGATGCTGTTCTCGCTCGGAATCTGCTGCAGTCCCTGCCGGAAGTCAATGGCGATCAAATTGGCCTGGCCGGCATTTCCTGGGGAGGAGTTGTGACGAGCACTGTAATCGGAATCGACTCCCGGTTCGCCTTCGCCATCCCCATCTACGGTTGCGGCCGTCTGTTTAACGCCGGAAACCACTGGGGAGCTGCACTGGGGCCCAATCAGCAGTACCGTCAGGTCTGGGATCCGATGGTTCGCATGGACCGCGTGAAGATGCCCGTTCTCTGGCTCTCCTGGCCGCTCGATAACCATTTCCCGCTCGACGCACAGGCTGCGTGCTATCGCTCAGCTCCCGGACCGCGGATGGTCTCGCTCATTCCAGGAATGGGCCACTCGCATCCGGCCGGATGGAATCCGCCGGACAGCTACGCGTTCGCGAAGGCCGTCGTGAAGGATGAAGCTCCGTGGATCCGGCAAACGGAGACCGCTCAGAATGGCAATCGCGTGACCGTCGGTTTTCAGACCTCCCGATCTCTGTCATCTGCCGTTCTCGTTTCCACGACAGACACCGGCTTCACCGGGAACCGGGAGTGGAAGCAGACACCGGCTCAGCTGAAGCAGTCTGGCCAGAACTGGACTGCGTCGGCTGAACTGCCTGACGGAACTTCGGGCTGGTTCATTAATGTAAAATCCGACGATCTCACCGCCAGCTCCGATTATGTAGAACCCACCTCGAACTGA